The Drosophila mauritiana strain mau12 chromosome 2R, ASM438214v1, whole genome shotgun sequence genome has a segment encoding these proteins:
- the LOC117136627 gene encoding uncharacterized protein LOC117136627, which yields MRLLLILSVVLAVILGCHAYGATWGRRNNNDYLLSRTNEARNPIKNNYWNVNVNYPAGFYNISAVIVYDNFKNNSGASPSLYSGGPGYRFATVNLRGQVNRGINSTVEIWGR from the coding sequence ATGCGTCTCCTGCTCATCCTCTCCGTTGTCCTGGCCGTGATCCTCGGCTGCCACGCCTACGGCGCCACCTGGGGACGTCGCAACAACAACGACTACCTGCTGTCCCGCACCAACGAGGCCCGCAATCCGATCAAGAACAACTACTGGAACGTGAACGTGAACTATCCCGCCGGATTCTACAACATCTCCGCCGTGATCGTCTACGACAACTTCAAGAACAACTCCGGCGCATCTCCCAGCCTCTATTCCGGCGGTCCGGGCTACCGCTTCGCCACCGTGAATCTCCGCGGGCAGGTGAATCGCGGAATCAACTCCACCGTCGAGATCTGGGGTCGTTAA
- the LOC117136927 gene encoding uncharacterized protein LOC117136927, with amino-acid sequence MRLLLILSVVLAVILGCHAYSATWGRRVNNDFLLSRTREVRNPIKNNYWNLNVNYPNGFYNISAVIVYDNFKNSSGASPSLYSGGPGYRFATVNLRGQVNRGIDSTVEIWGR; translated from the coding sequence ATGCGTCTTCTGCTCATCCTCTCCGTTGTCCTGGCCGTGATCCTCGGCTGCCATGCCTACAGCGCCACCTGGGGGCGCAGGGTCAACAACGACTTTCTCCTCTCCCGCACCAGGGAAGTCCGCAATCCGATCAAGAACAACTACTGGAACTTAAACGTGAACTACCCCAATGGATTCTACAACATCTCCGCCGTGATCGTCTACGACAACTTCAAGAACAGCTCCGGAGCATCTCCCAGTCTTTATTCCGGCGGTCCGGGATACCGTTTTGCCACCGTGAATCTTCGTGGTCAGGTGAACCGCGGAATCGACTCCACCGTCGAGATCTGGGGTCGTTAA
- the LOC117137479 gene encoding tyrosine-protein kinase RYK encodes MKLLPLKPPLPILLLCLTISTSVSGYLNIFISHHEVMKLMGLEADLFYVHEGAINTYAMHFTVPVPADVHELEFSWQSLIAYPLPYAISIEYNNDQEALGTPTLSIPHKGLVPQEIESFLVYLPCTGNASLQMPVNVNMVVRAPPRFNDTRLHFKRNKICAKGISPEPNQSPAPAHAPSQGPALLSAAACALGLVLAVGLVASMMYVRARKQLRQDSLHTSFTTAAYGSHQNVFIRLDPLGRPPSATGSYATIASLNKYPADSKKSCSIFDRFRSSPTPTPYATALLPMNLEQTAETIYSKPESICPSRISYYASSQLTQPCSLSTPKSIRSNGNGNCTSGSGSLSLFGGIPTGSTITMASHGEKGNQRLRRIPSVQPGALSYEELVKEGTFGRIYAGKLGESCEALVKTVIDGASLTQVACLLQDASLLIGVSHQHILAPLLANTELPGPPEIAYPHPSKGNLKMYLQKSRESSTALSTRQLVEFGLHITKGLAYLHSLGIVHKDIATRNCYLDEESYVKICDSALSRDLFPDDYDCLGDNENRPLKWLSLESLQKRVYATQGDVWALGVTYWELVTLAQMPHEEVDIFELTNYLAAGFRLEQPVNCPDEFFTVMNCCWHCEAKQRPTPSQLLSYLQDFHADLGMYI; translated from the exons ATGAAACTCCTTCCTCTGAAGCCGCCCCTCCCGATCCTGCTCCTATGCCTAACCATTTCCACTTCGGTCAGCGGCTATCTGAACATTTTCATCAGCCACCACGAGGTGATGAAACTGATGG GACTCGAGGCGGACCTGTTCTATGTGCACGAGGGAGCCATCAACACATACGCAATGCACTTCACCGTCCCAGTGCCCGCGGATGTCCATGAGCTGGAGTTTTCCTGGCAGAGTCTGATTGCCTACCCA CTGCCATACGCCATTAGTATTGAGTATAACAACGACCAGGAGGCACTGGGCACGCCCACGCTGAGCATTCCGCACAAGGGTCTGGTTCCACAGGAGATCGAGTCCTTCCTGGTTTACCTGCCCTGCACCGGAAATGCGAGCCTACAGATGCCCGTCAATGTCAACATGGTGGTGCGTGCTCCTCCTCGATTCAACGACACCCGGCTCCACTTCAAGCGCAATAAGATCTGCGCCAAAG GCATCTCACCTGAGCCCAATCAATCGCCGGCGCCAGCCCACGCCCCCTCCCAAGGACCCGCCCTCCTCAGTGCCGCCGCCTGTGCTCtgggtttggttttggccGTGGGACTAGTGGCCAGCATGATGTATGTGAGGGCGCGCAAACAGCTTCGCCAGGACTCGCTACA CACCAGTTTCACCACCGCAGCTTATGGCAGCCACCAAAACGTGTTCATCCGACTGGATCCCCTGGGAAGACCGCCGAGTGCCACGGGATCCTATGCGACCATTGCCAGCCTCAACAAATACCCTGCGGACAGCAAAAAGTCGTGCAGCATATTCGACC GTTTCCGGAGCTCACCCACCCCCACGCCGTATGCCACCGCCCTGCTGCCCATGAACCTCGAACAGACCGCAGAGACGATTTACTCGAAGCCAGAGTCGATCTGTCCCTCGAGGATTTCCTACTACGCCTCCTCGCAACTGACCCAG CCTTGCAGCCTGTCGACGCCGAAGAGCATCCGAAGCAACGGCAATGGCAACTGCACCAGCGGAAGTGGCAGCCTAAGCCTTTTTGGTGGCATCCCCACCGGCAGCACCATCACCATGGCCAGTCACGGGGAGAAGGGTAACCAGCGCCTGCGACGGATACCCAGCGTCCAGCCCGGTGCCCTCAGCTACGAGGAGCTGGTCAAGGAGGGCACCTTCGGCCGGATCTATGCCGGCAAGCTGGGCGAGTCCTGCGAGGCGCTCGTAAAGACCGTCATCGATGGCGCTTCGCTCACCCAGGTGGCATGCCTGCTGCAGGACGCCTCCCTGCTTATTGGCGTCAGTCACCAGCACATCCTGGCACCGCTGCTGGCCAACACGGAGCTGCCGGGTCCGCCGGAGATTGCCTATCCCCATCCGTCCAAGGGCAATCTCAAGAT GTACTTGCAAAAGTCGCGGGAATCGAGCACAGCATTGAGTACGCGCCAACTGGTTGAGTTTGGGCTGCACATCACCAAGGGATTGGCCTATCTGCACTCCCTGGGAATCGTTCACAAGGACATTGCCACACGCAATTGCTA CCTTGACGAAGAGTCCTATGTGAAGATCTGCGATAGCGCCCTATCCCGCGATCTCTTCCCAGACGACTACGACTGTCTTGGCGACAATGAGAATCGCCCGCTGAAGTGGCTGTCGCTGGAATCGCTCCAGAAGCGGGTCTATGCCACCCAGGGCGACGTGTGGGCCTTGGGCGTGACCTACTGGGAACTGGTCACTCTGGCCCAGATGCCGCACGAGGAGGTGGATATATTCGAGCTTACCAATTACTTGGCTGCCGGCTTCCGGCTGGAGCAGCCCGTCAACTGCCCAGATGAATT CTTTACGGTTATGAACTGCTGCTGGCACTGCGAGGCCAAACAGCGACCTACGCCCTCACAGTTGCTATCGTATCTGCAGGACTTCCATGCGGATCTGGGCATGTACATCTAA